A portion of the Hydractinia symbiolongicarpus strain clone_291-10 chromosome 10, HSymV2.1, whole genome shotgun sequence genome contains these proteins:
- the LOC130612965 gene encoding uncharacterized protein LOC130612965: MESNQVNIISVEMVRDIFTTMFQKQQQDIVQLISSNLKITNEQIGELDKKLKEIASSYEAIQEENRTLKNNLFGAIEKIKALEKDKRDIEESLTVTQSLNEESFKKMEAGLLEQTTNRKEQLSNYEEKLRHLEDRQRRNNLRIDGLEKSDTESWDDTEKKVVNLFEHKLGLSNVHVERAHRTGEKSNGKKRTIVLKLLDYKDKVNILSNSKKLKGTGIYVNEDYSTSTNQIRANLFKEMKIHRENGKYAIVLYDRLVVREFKKPKNIV, translated from the coding sequence ATGGAATCTAATCAAGTGAACATAATTTCTGTGGAAATGGTGCgtgatatttttacaacaatgtttCAAAAGCAACAGCAGGATATTGTTCAGTTAATTAGCAGTAATCTGAAGATCACAAACGAACAGATTGGTGAATTAGACAAAAAACTGAAAGAAATTGCATCATCATATGAAGCTATCCAAGAAGAAAATaggacattaaaaaataatctttttggagcaattgaaaaaattaaagccTTAGAAAAGGACAAAAGAGATATAGAGGAAAGCCTGACAGTGACACAAAGTTTAAATgaggaaagttttaaaaaaatggaagcTGGCTTACTTGAACAGACAACGAATCGTAAAGAACAATTGAGTAATTATGAGGAAAAACTACGACACTTAGAGGATAGACAAAGAAGAAACAATTTACGTATTGATGGGTTGGAAAAAAGCGATACGGAGAGTTGGGACGATACTGAAAAGAAAGTGGTCAATTTATTTGAACACAAATTAGGATTGTCGAATGTGCACGTAGAGAGAGCACACCGCACAGGAGAGAAAAGCAATGGGAAAAAGCGTACTATCGTACTTAAACTGTTGGACTATAAGGATAAAGTTAATATTTTAAGCAACTCGAAGAAACTAAAAGGCACCGGAATATATGTAAATGAGGATTACTCCACTTCGACGAATCAGATTAGGGCGAATCTCTTCAAGGAAATGAAGATTCATAGAGAAAATGGTAAATATGCTATCGTTCTTTATGATCGTCTTGTTGTTAGGGAGTTTAAGAAACCGAAAAACATTGTTTAA
- the LOC130612966 gene encoding monocarboxylate transporter 12-like: MSVIKTTLLAAIEFFESSSTSTDRNWSWVVLFSSSMISGFTWGIQHVSGIFYSVWLEEFKISKGTVAWITGLPLGLLLLLSPLYPTIYRKLKGFQIGSVFGSILTGVSLLLSSYVTNVYLLFFTYSFLTGIGLLLLATPIIMIIPKYFHKHVSFATAFATTGSFITPLFLSPLISYLNRKFCWRVALRVLGLLVISICTPCGLLWRNHSSDTPNLHSLQRKKSTKGWNKYKRLLKKRHYLIFLLATTLGSLDASVSLTHLVQHAIESGTDRNDANWLPVYLSLGNIIGRLCLGKVFDIQCMNKMIFYKILMIMSGLTAVVGSFSVEFYQLILFAICYMIFDGAHKAQQSIILLSITGKNLLLEGWTLLMSLGAITFVLGPVLVGYFSSGTSSYKVMFYFMIVPSILASLLLNLMYFFPPVNMDDLSKETRSSEVHIGPLEMTQWDLN, from the coding sequence ATGTCTGTCATTAAAACAACACTGTTGGCTGCCATTGAATTTTTCGAAAGTTCATCAACTTCAACAGACAGAAACTGGTCGTGGGTAGTTCTATTTTCGTCATCTATGATATCTGGCTTTACATGGGGTATTCAACACGTCAGTGGTATATTCTATAGTGTTTGGTTGGAAGagttcaaaatttcaaaaggaaCTGTTGCATGGATCACAGGGTTGCCTTTAGGATTGTTGTTACTTCTATCACCCCTATATCCAACTATATATCGGAAATTAAAAGGATTTCAGATTGGTTCAGTATTTGGAAGCATTTTAACTGGAGTATCCTTACTGTTATCGTCCTATGTTACAAATGTCTATCTTCTATTCTTTACCTACAGTTTCCTGACAGGAATTGGTTTGCTGTTGTTAGCTACTCCAATAATAATGATTATTCCCAAGTATTTTCACAAACATGTCTCATTCGCTACCGCGTTTGCAACAACAGGATCTTTCATTACACCACTGTTTCTATCACCATTGATAAGCTATCTAAATAGAAAATTCTGTTGGAGAGTTGCACTCAGAGTGTTGGGTCTTCTTGTGATTTCAATTTGCACACCTTGTGGGTTACTGTGGAGAAACCACTCGTCGGATACTCCAAATCTTCATTCACTTCAAAGAAAGAAAAGCACAAAGGGCTGGAACAAATACAaacgtcttttaaaaaaaagacattatttgatatttttactAGCAACCACTTTGGGATCTTTAGACGCTTCTGTTTCCTTAACCCATCTTGTTCAACATGCAATAGAGTCTGGTACTGACAGAAATGACGCAAACTGGTTACCCGTGTACTTGTCATTGGGAAACATAATCGGTCGTTTATGTCTTGGGAAAGTATTTGATATACAATGTATGAACAAAATGATTTTCTATAAAATATTAATGATCATGTCAGGGTTGACAGCAGTTGTTGGATCTTTTTCGGTGGAATTTTATCAGCTAATTCTATTTGCCATTTGCTATATGATATTCGATGGTGCACATAAAGCGCAACAGTCCATTATATTATTGAGTATAACTGGAAAAAACTTACTGTTGGAAGGATGGACACTTTTAATGAGTCTAGGAGCAATAACTTTCGTGTTGGGTCCCGTCTTGGTTGGATACTTTTCAAGTGGAACAAGTAGCTACAAAGTCATGTTTTATTTCATGATCGTTCCATCCATATTGGCATCCTtacttttaaatttgatgtaCTTCTTTCCTCCGGTAAATATGGATGATTTGTCAAAGGAGACAAGATCTTCTGAAGTTCATATAGGTCCTCTGGAAATGACACAATGGGATTTAAACTGA